From Xyrauchen texanus isolate HMW12.3.18 chromosome 9, RBS_HiC_50CHRs, whole genome shotgun sequence, the proteins below share one genomic window:
- the LOC127649810 gene encoding gastrula zinc finger protein XlCGF8.2DB-like yields MDFMKEESEDMTNETPCRIKSQETEKQIDSKVKEESQELNEEQKLHHCQNHCNFIKKQKPFSFSQNVKKEKTERKKAKNPSTFCKLGNRFTEKRILTSSRRIHTGEKPFTCHQCGKSFKYHRNLNRHMRIHTAEKLFTCHQCGDSFALNRDLQRHQRIHTGEKPFTCHQCGKNFTKKGNRDIHMMIHTAEKPFTCHQCGKSFKNRGNLNKHIRIHTGEKPFTCTQCGMSFTFHGILRLHMRVHTGEKPYTCHQCGNGFTQKGNLDMHMRVHTGEKLFTCHQCGKGFTRRGRFDLHMQIHTREKPLTCHLCGKGFIKERSLKTHRCSAVESVQKHT; encoded by the coding sequence ACTCAAaggtgaaagaggaaagtcaagaactgaatgaagagcaGAAGCTCCATCACTGTCAGAATCATtgcaatttcataaaaaaacaaaaaccttttaGTTTCTCACAAAATgttaagaaagaaaaaactgaacGAAAAAAAGCCAAAAATCCCTCAACCTTCTGTAAGCTTGGAAATAGATTTACAGAGAAAAGAATCCTTACAAGTTCCagaagaattcacactggagagaagcctttcacctgccatcagtgtgggaagagttttaAATATCATAGAAATCTTAATaggcacatgagaattcacactgcaGAGAAGCTTTTCACATGTCATCAGTGTGGAGATAGTTTTGCACTAAACCGAGATCTACAGAGGCACCAGaggattcacactggagagaagcctttcacctgtcatcagtgtggaaagaatttCACAAAAAAAGGAAACCGAGATATTCACATGATGATTCACACTGCAGAGAAACCTTTCacctgccatcagtgtgggaaaagTTTTAAAAATCGTGGAAACTTAAATAAGCACatcagaattcacactggagagaagcctttcacatgcactcagtgtggaaTGAGTTTCACATTTCATGGAATTCTTAGATTGCATATGcgagttcacactggagagaagccatataCGTGTCATCAGTGTGGAAACGGTTTCACACAGAAAGGAAACCTTGATATGCACATGCGAGTTCATACTGGTGAGAAGCTTTTTACgtgtcatcagtgtggaaaggGTTTCACGCGTAGAGGAAGATTTGATTTACACATGCAAATTCACACTAGAGAGAAACCTTTGACTTGCCATCTGTGTGGAAAAGGATTCATAAAAGAAAGAAGTCTCAAAACTCATCGGTGCTCTGCAGTAGAATCGGTCCAAAAACACACCTGA